In one window of Lynx canadensis isolate LIC74 chromosome A3, mLynCan4.pri.v2, whole genome shotgun sequence DNA:
- the DNMT3B gene encoding DNA (cytosine-5)-methyltransferase 3B isoform X5: MKGDTRQLNREEDASGREDSIITNGGCSDQSSDSKDAPSPPILEAISTPEIRGRRSSSRLSKREVSSLLSYTQDLTGDGDGEGEDGDGSDTPVMPKLFRETRTRSESPAVRTRNNNNASSRERHRPSPRSTRGRQGRSHVDESPVEFSATRSLRRRTVSLAGTPWPSPASPYLTIDLTDDDVMPQSSSTPYARLAQDSQQESLESPQVDAEGTDTDNTEYQDGKEFGIGDLVWGKIKGFSWWPAMVVSWKATSKRQAMSGMRWVQWFGDGKFSEVSADKLVALGLFSQHFNLATFNKLVSYRKAMYHALEKARVRAGKTFPTNPGDSLEDQLKPMLEWAHGGFKPTGIEGLKPNNKQPVVNKSKVRRAGSGKLESRKHENKTRRRTADDSATSDYCPPPKRLKTNCYNNGKDRGEEDQSREQMALDVSNNKGSLEDSCLSCGRKNPVSFHPLFEGGLCQTCRDRFLELFYMYDDDGYQSYCTVCCEGRELLLCSNTSCCRCFCVECLEVLVGTGTAADAKLQEPWSCYMCLPQRCHGVLRRRKDWNMRLQAFFTSDTGLEYEAPKLYPAIPAARRRPIRVLSLFDGIATGYLVLKELGIKVEKYVASEVCEESIAVGTVKHEGNIKYVNDVRNITKRNIEEWGPFDLVIGGSPCNDLSNVNPARKGLYEGTGRLFFEFYHLLNYTRPKEGDDRPFFWMFENVVAMKVGDKRDISRFLECNPVMIDAIKVSAAHRARYFWGNLPGMNRPVIASKNDKLELQDCLEFNRTAKLKKVQTITTKSNSIRQGKNQLFPVVMNGKEDVLWCTELERIFGFPVHYTDVSNMGRGARQKLLGRSWSVPVIRHLFAPLKDYFACE, from the exons ATGAAGGGAGACACCAGACAACTCAACAGAGAGGAGGACGCCAGCGGGAGGGAAGACTCCATCATCACTAACGGGGGCTGCAGCGACCAGTCTTCTGACTCCAAGGATGCGCCCTCACCCCCCATCCTGGAGGCTATCAGCACCCCGGAGATCAGAG GCCGAAGATCAAGCTCACGACTGTCCAAGAGGGAGGTCTCCAGTCTGCTAAGTTATACTCAG GATCTGACGGGTGATGGAGATGGCGAAGGGGAAGACGGGGATGGCTCTGACACTCCAGTGATGCCAAAACTCTTCCGTGAAACCAGGACTCGGTCTGAAAGCCCAGCT GTCCGAACCCGAAATAACAACAATGCCTCCAGCCGTGAGAGGCACAGGCCCTCCCCACGCTCCACCCGAGGCCGGCAGGGCCGCAGTCACGTGGATGAGTCCCCCGTGGAGTTCTCAGCTACCAGG TCCCTGAGGCGGCGGACAGTATCCTTGGCAGGCACACCGTGGCCGTCCCCCGCCAGCCCCTACCTCACCATTGACCTCACAGATGATGATGTGATGCCCCAGAGCAGCAGTACCCCCTACGCCCGCCTGGCCCAGGACAGCCAGCAGGAGAGCTTGGAGTCCCCGCAGGTGGACGCAGAAGGGACAGATACCGACAACACCGAGTATCAG GATGGGAAGGAGTTTGGAATAGGGGACCTTGTGTGGGGAAAGATCAAGGGCTTCTCCTGGTGGCCTGCTATGGTGGTGTCATGGAAGGCCACCTCTAAGCGACAGGCCATGTCCGGCATGCGGTGGGTCCAGTGGTTTGGTGACGGCAAATTCTCCGAG GTGTCTGCAGATAAGCTAGTGGCCCTGGGGCTGTTCAGCCAGCACTTTAACCTGGCGACCTTCAATAAGCTGGTGTCTTACAGGAAGGCCATGTACCATGCTCTGGAG aaagccAGGGTGCGGGCTGGCAAAACCTTCCCCACCAATCCTGGTGACTCCTTGGAGGACCAGCTGAAGCCCATGTTGGAGTGGGCCCACGGGGGTTTTAAGCCCACCGGGATCGAGGGCCTCAAACCCAACAACAAGCAACCAG TGGTTAATAAGTCGAAGGTGCGTCGTGCAGGCAGTGGGAAGTTAGAATCGAGGAAACACG AGAACAAGACCCGAAGACGCACAGCCGATGACTCGGCCACCTCGGACTACTGCCCCCCACCCAAGCGCCTCAAGACAAACTGCTATAACAATGGAAAAGACCGAGGAGAGGAGGACCAGAGTCGAG AACAAATGGCTTTGGATGTTAGCAACAACAAGGGTAGCCTGGAAG ATAGCTGTCTGTCCTGCGGTAGGAAAAACCCTGTGTCCTTTCACCCTCTCTTTGAGGGTGGGCTCTGCCAGACATGCCGG GACCGGTTCCTCGAGCTGTTCTACATGTACGACGATGATGGCTATCAGTCCTACTGCACTGTGTGCTGTGAGGGCCGTGAGCTGCTTCTGTGCAGCAACACGAGCTGCTGCCG GTGCTTCTGTGTGGAGTGCCTGGAGGTGCTGGTGGGCACAGGCACGGCAGCAGATGCGAAGCTGCAGGAGCCCTGGAGCTGCTACATGTGCCTCCCACAGCGCTGTCACGGCGTCCTGCGGCGCCGGAAGGACTGGAACATGCGCCTGCAGGCCTTCTTCACCagcgacacggggctcgaatac GAAGCCCCCAAGTTATACCCTGCGATTCCCGCAGCCCGAAGGCGGCCCATTCGAGTCTTATCCCTGTTTGATGGAATTGCAACAG GGTACTTGGTCCTGAAAGAATTGGGCATCAAAGTGGAGAAGTACGTCGCCTCCGAAGTGTGTGAAGAATCCATTGCTGTTGGAACTGTCAAGCATGAGGGCAACATCAAATATGTGAATGACGTCAGGAACATCACAAAGAGAAAT attGAAGAATGGGGCCCCTTTGACTTGGTGATTGGTGGAAGCCCATGCAATGATCTCTCAAATGTGAACCCAGCCAGGAAAGGCCTGTACG AGGGCACCGGCCGGCTCTTCTTTGAGTTCTACCACCTTCTGAATTACACACGCCCCAAGGAGGGTGACGACCGGCCCTTCTTCTGGATGTTTGAGAATGTGGTAGCCATGAAGGTCGGTGACAAGAGGGACATCTCTCGTTTCCTAGAG TGTAACCCAGTGATGATCGATGCCATCAAAGTGTCTGCTGCTCACAGGGCCCGCTACTTCTGGGGCAACCTGCCTGGAATGAACAG GCCCGTGATAGCATCAAAGAATGATAAACTCGAGCTGCAGGACTGCTTGGAGTTCAATAGGACAGCAAAG TTAAAGAAAGTACAGACAATAACCACCAAGTCGAACTCGATCAGACAGGGGAAAAACCAACTTTTCCCTGTTGTCATGAATGGCAAAGAAGATGTTTTGTGGTGCACTGAGCTAGAAAG GATCTTCGGCTTTCCTGTACACTACACGGATGTGTCCAACATGGGCCGTGGTGCCCGCCAGAAGCTGCTTGGGAGGTCCTGGAGTGTGCCTGTCATCCGACACCTCTTCGCCCCCCTGAAGGACTACTTTGCCTGTGAAtag
- the DNMT3B gene encoding DNA (cytosine-5)-methyltransferase 3B isoform X1 has product MKGDTRQLNREEDASGREDSIITNGGCSDQSSDSKDAPSPPILEAISTPEIRGRRSSSRLSKREVSSLLSYTQDLTGDGDGEGEDGDGSDTPVMPKLFRETRTRSESPAVRTRNNNNASSRERHRPSPRSTRGRQGRSHVDESPVEFSATRSLRRRTVSLAGTPWPSPASPYLTIDLTDDDVMPQSSSTPYARLAQDSQQESLESPQVDAEGTDTDNTEYQDGKEFGIGDLVWGKIKGFSWWPAMVVSWKATSKRQAMSGMRWVQWFGDGKFSEVSADKLVALGLFSQHFNLATFNKLVSYRKAMYHALEKARVRAGKTFPTNPGDSLEDQLKPMLEWAHGGFKPTGIEGLKPNNKQPENKTRRRTADDSATSDYCPPPKRLKTNCYNNGKDRGEEDQSREQMALDVSNNKGSLEDSCLSCGRKNPVSFHPLFEGGLCQTCRDRFLELFYMYDDDGYQSYCTVCCEGRELLLCSNTSCCRCFCVECLEVLVGTGTAADAKLQEPWSCYMCLPQRCHGVLRRRKDWNMRLQAFFTSDTGLEYEAPKLYPAIPAARRRPIRVLSLFDGIATGYLVLKELGIKVEKYVASEVCEESIAVGTVKHEGNIKYVNDVRNITKRNIEEWGPFDLVIGGSPCNDLSNVNPARKGLYEGTGRLFFEFYHLLNYTRPKEGDDRPFFWMFENVVAMKVGDKRDISRFLECNPVMIDAIKVSAAHRARYFWGNLPGMNRPVIASKNDKLELQDCLEFNRTAKLKKVQTITTKSNSIRQGKNQLFPVVMNGKEDVLWCTELERIFGFPVHYTDVSNMGRGARQKLLGRSWSVPVIRHLFAPLKDYFACE; this is encoded by the exons ATGAAGGGAGACACCAGACAACTCAACAGAGAGGAGGACGCCAGCGGGAGGGAAGACTCCATCATCACTAACGGGGGCTGCAGCGACCAGTCTTCTGACTCCAAGGATGCGCCCTCACCCCCCATCCTGGAGGCTATCAGCACCCCGGAGATCAGAG GCCGAAGATCAAGCTCACGACTGTCCAAGAGGGAGGTCTCCAGTCTGCTAAGTTATACTCAG GATCTGACGGGTGATGGAGATGGCGAAGGGGAAGACGGGGATGGCTCTGACACTCCAGTGATGCCAAAACTCTTCCGTGAAACCAGGACTCGGTCTGAAAGCCCAGCT GTCCGAACCCGAAATAACAACAATGCCTCCAGCCGTGAGAGGCACAGGCCCTCCCCACGCTCCACCCGAGGCCGGCAGGGCCGCAGTCACGTGGATGAGTCCCCCGTGGAGTTCTCAGCTACCAGG TCCCTGAGGCGGCGGACAGTATCCTTGGCAGGCACACCGTGGCCGTCCCCCGCCAGCCCCTACCTCACCATTGACCTCACAGATGATGATGTGATGCCCCAGAGCAGCAGTACCCCCTACGCCCGCCTGGCCCAGGACAGCCAGCAGGAGAGCTTGGAGTCCCCGCAGGTGGACGCAGAAGGGACAGATACCGACAACACCGAGTATCAG GATGGGAAGGAGTTTGGAATAGGGGACCTTGTGTGGGGAAAGATCAAGGGCTTCTCCTGGTGGCCTGCTATGGTGGTGTCATGGAAGGCCACCTCTAAGCGACAGGCCATGTCCGGCATGCGGTGGGTCCAGTGGTTTGGTGACGGCAAATTCTCCGAG GTGTCTGCAGATAAGCTAGTGGCCCTGGGGCTGTTCAGCCAGCACTTTAACCTGGCGACCTTCAATAAGCTGGTGTCTTACAGGAAGGCCATGTACCATGCTCTGGAG aaagccAGGGTGCGGGCTGGCAAAACCTTCCCCACCAATCCTGGTGACTCCTTGGAGGACCAGCTGAAGCCCATGTTGGAGTGGGCCCACGGGGGTTTTAAGCCCACCGGGATCGAGGGCCTCAAACCCAACAACAAGCAACCAG AGAACAAGACCCGAAGACGCACAGCCGATGACTCGGCCACCTCGGACTACTGCCCCCCACCCAAGCGCCTCAAGACAAACTGCTATAACAATGGAAAAGACCGAGGAGAGGAGGACCAGAGTCGAG AACAAATGGCTTTGGATGTTAGCAACAACAAGGGTAGCCTGGAAG ATAGCTGTCTGTCCTGCGGTAGGAAAAACCCTGTGTCCTTTCACCCTCTCTTTGAGGGTGGGCTCTGCCAGACATGCCGG GACCGGTTCCTCGAGCTGTTCTACATGTACGACGATGATGGCTATCAGTCCTACTGCACTGTGTGCTGTGAGGGCCGTGAGCTGCTTCTGTGCAGCAACACGAGCTGCTGCCG GTGCTTCTGTGTGGAGTGCCTGGAGGTGCTGGTGGGCACAGGCACGGCAGCAGATGCGAAGCTGCAGGAGCCCTGGAGCTGCTACATGTGCCTCCCACAGCGCTGTCACGGCGTCCTGCGGCGCCGGAAGGACTGGAACATGCGCCTGCAGGCCTTCTTCACCagcgacacggggctcgaatac GAAGCCCCCAAGTTATACCCTGCGATTCCCGCAGCCCGAAGGCGGCCCATTCGAGTCTTATCCCTGTTTGATGGAATTGCAACAG GGTACTTGGTCCTGAAAGAATTGGGCATCAAAGTGGAGAAGTACGTCGCCTCCGAAGTGTGTGAAGAATCCATTGCTGTTGGAACTGTCAAGCATGAGGGCAACATCAAATATGTGAATGACGTCAGGAACATCACAAAGAGAAAT attGAAGAATGGGGCCCCTTTGACTTGGTGATTGGTGGAAGCCCATGCAATGATCTCTCAAATGTGAACCCAGCCAGGAAAGGCCTGTACG AGGGCACCGGCCGGCTCTTCTTTGAGTTCTACCACCTTCTGAATTACACACGCCCCAAGGAGGGTGACGACCGGCCCTTCTTCTGGATGTTTGAGAATGTGGTAGCCATGAAGGTCGGTGACAAGAGGGACATCTCTCGTTTCCTAGAG TGTAACCCAGTGATGATCGATGCCATCAAAGTGTCTGCTGCTCACAGGGCCCGCTACTTCTGGGGCAACCTGCCTGGAATGAACAG GCCCGTGATAGCATCAAAGAATGATAAACTCGAGCTGCAGGACTGCTTGGAGTTCAATAGGACAGCAAAG TTAAAGAAAGTACAGACAATAACCACCAAGTCGAACTCGATCAGACAGGGGAAAAACCAACTTTTCCCTGTTGTCATGAATGGCAAAGAAGATGTTTTGTGGTGCACTGAGCTAGAAAG GATCTTCGGCTTTCCTGTACACTACACGGATGTGTCCAACATGGGCCGTGGTGCCCGCCAGAAGCTGCTTGGGAGGTCCTGGAGTGTGCCTGTCATCCGACACCTCTTCGCCCCCCTGAAGGACTACTTTGCCTGTGAAtag
- the DNMT3B gene encoding DNA (cytosine-5)-methyltransferase 3B isoform X3, whose protein sequence is MKGDTRQLNREEDASGREDSIITNGGCSDQSSDSKDAPSPPILEAISTPEIRGRRSSSRLSKREVSSLLSYTQDLTGDGDGEGEDGDGSDTPVMPKLFRETRTRSESPASLRRRTVSLAGTPWPSPASPYLTIDLTDDDVMPQSSSTPYARLAQDSQQESLESPQVDAEGTDTDNTEYQDGKEFGIGDLVWGKIKGFSWWPAMVVSWKATSKRQAMSGMRWVQWFGDGKFSEVSADKLVALGLFSQHFNLATFNKLVSYRKAMYHALEKARVRAGKTFPTNPGDSLEDQLKPMLEWAHGGFKPTGIEGLKPNNKQPENKTRRRTADDSATSDYCPPPKRLKTNCYNNGKDRGEEDQSREQMALDVSNNKGSLEDSCLSCGRKNPVSFHPLFEGGLCQTCRDRFLELFYMYDDDGYQSYCTVCCEGRELLLCSNTSCCRCFCVECLEVLVGTGTAADAKLQEPWSCYMCLPQRCHGVLRRRKDWNMRLQAFFTSDTGLEYEAPKLYPAIPAARRRPIRVLSLFDGIATGYLVLKELGIKVEKYVASEVCEESIAVGTVKHEGNIKYVNDVRNITKRNIEEWGPFDLVIGGSPCNDLSNVNPARKGLYEGTGRLFFEFYHLLNYTRPKEGDDRPFFWMFENVVAMKVGDKRDISRFLECNPVMIDAIKVSAAHRARYFWGNLPGMNRIFGFPVHYTDVSNMGRGARQKLLGRSWSVPVIRHLFAPLKDYFACE, encoded by the exons ATGAAGGGAGACACCAGACAACTCAACAGAGAGGAGGACGCCAGCGGGAGGGAAGACTCCATCATCACTAACGGGGGCTGCAGCGACCAGTCTTCTGACTCCAAGGATGCGCCCTCACCCCCCATCCTGGAGGCTATCAGCACCCCGGAGATCAGAG GCCGAAGATCAAGCTCACGACTGTCCAAGAGGGAGGTCTCCAGTCTGCTAAGTTATACTCAG GATCTGACGGGTGATGGAGATGGCGAAGGGGAAGACGGGGATGGCTCTGACACTCCAGTGATGCCAAAACTCTTCCGTGAAACCAGGACTCGGTCTGAAAGCCCAGCT TCCCTGAGGCGGCGGACAGTATCCTTGGCAGGCACACCGTGGCCGTCCCCCGCCAGCCCCTACCTCACCATTGACCTCACAGATGATGATGTGATGCCCCAGAGCAGCAGTACCCCCTACGCCCGCCTGGCCCAGGACAGCCAGCAGGAGAGCTTGGAGTCCCCGCAGGTGGACGCAGAAGGGACAGATACCGACAACACCGAGTATCAG GATGGGAAGGAGTTTGGAATAGGGGACCTTGTGTGGGGAAAGATCAAGGGCTTCTCCTGGTGGCCTGCTATGGTGGTGTCATGGAAGGCCACCTCTAAGCGACAGGCCATGTCCGGCATGCGGTGGGTCCAGTGGTTTGGTGACGGCAAATTCTCCGAG GTGTCTGCAGATAAGCTAGTGGCCCTGGGGCTGTTCAGCCAGCACTTTAACCTGGCGACCTTCAATAAGCTGGTGTCTTACAGGAAGGCCATGTACCATGCTCTGGAG aaagccAGGGTGCGGGCTGGCAAAACCTTCCCCACCAATCCTGGTGACTCCTTGGAGGACCAGCTGAAGCCCATGTTGGAGTGGGCCCACGGGGGTTTTAAGCCCACCGGGATCGAGGGCCTCAAACCCAACAACAAGCAACCAG AGAACAAGACCCGAAGACGCACAGCCGATGACTCGGCCACCTCGGACTACTGCCCCCCACCCAAGCGCCTCAAGACAAACTGCTATAACAATGGAAAAGACCGAGGAGAGGAGGACCAGAGTCGAG AACAAATGGCTTTGGATGTTAGCAACAACAAGGGTAGCCTGGAAG ATAGCTGTCTGTCCTGCGGTAGGAAAAACCCTGTGTCCTTTCACCCTCTCTTTGAGGGTGGGCTCTGCCAGACATGCCGG GACCGGTTCCTCGAGCTGTTCTACATGTACGACGATGATGGCTATCAGTCCTACTGCACTGTGTGCTGTGAGGGCCGTGAGCTGCTTCTGTGCAGCAACACGAGCTGCTGCCG GTGCTTCTGTGTGGAGTGCCTGGAGGTGCTGGTGGGCACAGGCACGGCAGCAGATGCGAAGCTGCAGGAGCCCTGGAGCTGCTACATGTGCCTCCCACAGCGCTGTCACGGCGTCCTGCGGCGCCGGAAGGACTGGAACATGCGCCTGCAGGCCTTCTTCACCagcgacacggggctcgaatac GAAGCCCCCAAGTTATACCCTGCGATTCCCGCAGCCCGAAGGCGGCCCATTCGAGTCTTATCCCTGTTTGATGGAATTGCAACAG GGTACTTGGTCCTGAAAGAATTGGGCATCAAAGTGGAGAAGTACGTCGCCTCCGAAGTGTGTGAAGAATCCATTGCTGTTGGAACTGTCAAGCATGAGGGCAACATCAAATATGTGAATGACGTCAGGAACATCACAAAGAGAAAT attGAAGAATGGGGCCCCTTTGACTTGGTGATTGGTGGAAGCCCATGCAATGATCTCTCAAATGTGAACCCAGCCAGGAAAGGCCTGTACG AGGGCACCGGCCGGCTCTTCTTTGAGTTCTACCACCTTCTGAATTACACACGCCCCAAGGAGGGTGACGACCGGCCCTTCTTCTGGATGTTTGAGAATGTGGTAGCCATGAAGGTCGGTGACAAGAGGGACATCTCTCGTTTCCTAGAG TGTAACCCAGTGATGATCGATGCCATCAAAGTGTCTGCTGCTCACAGGGCCCGCTACTTCTGGGGCAACCTGCCTGGAATGAACAG GATCTTCGGCTTTCCTGTACACTACACGGATGTGTCCAACATGGGCCGTGGTGCCCGCCAGAAGCTGCTTGGGAGGTCCTGGAGTGTGCCTGTCATCCGACACCTCTTCGCCCCCCTGAAGGACTACTTTGCCTGTGAAtag
- the DNMT3B gene encoding DNA (cytosine-5)-methyltransferase 3B isoform X2, with product MKGDTRQLNREEDASGREDSIITNGGCSDQSSDSKDAPSPPILEAISTPEIRGRRSSSRLSKREVSSLLSYTQDLTGDGDGEGEDGDGSDTPVMPKLFRETRTRSESPAVRTRNNNNASSRERHRPSPRSTRGRQGRSHVDESPVEFSATRSLRRRTVSLAGTPWPSPASPYLTIDLTDDDVMPQSSSTPYARLAQDSQQESLESPQVDAEGTDTDNTEYQDGKEFGIGDLVWGKIKGFSWWPAMVVSWKATSKRQAMSGMRWVQWFGDGKFSEVSADKLVALGLFSQHFNLATFNKLVSYRKAMYHALEKARVRAGKTFPTNPGDSLEDQLKPMLEWAHGGFKPTGIEGLKPNNKQPENKTRRRTADDSATSDYCPPPKRLKTNCYNNGKDRGEEDQSREQMALDVSNNKGSLEDSCLSCGRKNPVSFHPLFEGGLCQTCRDRFLELFYMYDDDGYQSYCTVCCEGRELLLCSNTSCCRCFCVECLEVLVGTGTAADAKLQEPWSCYMCLPQRCHGVLRRRKDWNMRLQAFFTSDTGLEYEAPKLYPAIPAARRRPIRVLSLFDGIATGYLVLKELGIKVEKYVASEVCEESIAVGTVKHEGNIKYVNDVRNITKRNIEEWGPFDLVIGGSPCNDLSNVNPARKGLYEGTGRLFFEFYHLLNYTRPKEGDDRPFFWMFENVVAMKVGDKRDISRFLECNPVMIDAIKVSAAHRARYFWGNLPGMNRIFGFPVHYTDVSNMGRGARQKLLGRSWSVPVIRHLFAPLKDYFACE from the exons ATGAAGGGAGACACCAGACAACTCAACAGAGAGGAGGACGCCAGCGGGAGGGAAGACTCCATCATCACTAACGGGGGCTGCAGCGACCAGTCTTCTGACTCCAAGGATGCGCCCTCACCCCCCATCCTGGAGGCTATCAGCACCCCGGAGATCAGAG GCCGAAGATCAAGCTCACGACTGTCCAAGAGGGAGGTCTCCAGTCTGCTAAGTTATACTCAG GATCTGACGGGTGATGGAGATGGCGAAGGGGAAGACGGGGATGGCTCTGACACTCCAGTGATGCCAAAACTCTTCCGTGAAACCAGGACTCGGTCTGAAAGCCCAGCT GTCCGAACCCGAAATAACAACAATGCCTCCAGCCGTGAGAGGCACAGGCCCTCCCCACGCTCCACCCGAGGCCGGCAGGGCCGCAGTCACGTGGATGAGTCCCCCGTGGAGTTCTCAGCTACCAGG TCCCTGAGGCGGCGGACAGTATCCTTGGCAGGCACACCGTGGCCGTCCCCCGCCAGCCCCTACCTCACCATTGACCTCACAGATGATGATGTGATGCCCCAGAGCAGCAGTACCCCCTACGCCCGCCTGGCCCAGGACAGCCAGCAGGAGAGCTTGGAGTCCCCGCAGGTGGACGCAGAAGGGACAGATACCGACAACACCGAGTATCAG GATGGGAAGGAGTTTGGAATAGGGGACCTTGTGTGGGGAAAGATCAAGGGCTTCTCCTGGTGGCCTGCTATGGTGGTGTCATGGAAGGCCACCTCTAAGCGACAGGCCATGTCCGGCATGCGGTGGGTCCAGTGGTTTGGTGACGGCAAATTCTCCGAG GTGTCTGCAGATAAGCTAGTGGCCCTGGGGCTGTTCAGCCAGCACTTTAACCTGGCGACCTTCAATAAGCTGGTGTCTTACAGGAAGGCCATGTACCATGCTCTGGAG aaagccAGGGTGCGGGCTGGCAAAACCTTCCCCACCAATCCTGGTGACTCCTTGGAGGACCAGCTGAAGCCCATGTTGGAGTGGGCCCACGGGGGTTTTAAGCCCACCGGGATCGAGGGCCTCAAACCCAACAACAAGCAACCAG AGAACAAGACCCGAAGACGCACAGCCGATGACTCGGCCACCTCGGACTACTGCCCCCCACCCAAGCGCCTCAAGACAAACTGCTATAACAATGGAAAAGACCGAGGAGAGGAGGACCAGAGTCGAG AACAAATGGCTTTGGATGTTAGCAACAACAAGGGTAGCCTGGAAG ATAGCTGTCTGTCCTGCGGTAGGAAAAACCCTGTGTCCTTTCACCCTCTCTTTGAGGGTGGGCTCTGCCAGACATGCCGG GACCGGTTCCTCGAGCTGTTCTACATGTACGACGATGATGGCTATCAGTCCTACTGCACTGTGTGCTGTGAGGGCCGTGAGCTGCTTCTGTGCAGCAACACGAGCTGCTGCCG GTGCTTCTGTGTGGAGTGCCTGGAGGTGCTGGTGGGCACAGGCACGGCAGCAGATGCGAAGCTGCAGGAGCCCTGGAGCTGCTACATGTGCCTCCCACAGCGCTGTCACGGCGTCCTGCGGCGCCGGAAGGACTGGAACATGCGCCTGCAGGCCTTCTTCACCagcgacacggggctcgaatac GAAGCCCCCAAGTTATACCCTGCGATTCCCGCAGCCCGAAGGCGGCCCATTCGAGTCTTATCCCTGTTTGATGGAATTGCAACAG GGTACTTGGTCCTGAAAGAATTGGGCATCAAAGTGGAGAAGTACGTCGCCTCCGAAGTGTGTGAAGAATCCATTGCTGTTGGAACTGTCAAGCATGAGGGCAACATCAAATATGTGAATGACGTCAGGAACATCACAAAGAGAAAT attGAAGAATGGGGCCCCTTTGACTTGGTGATTGGTGGAAGCCCATGCAATGATCTCTCAAATGTGAACCCAGCCAGGAAAGGCCTGTACG AGGGCACCGGCCGGCTCTTCTTTGAGTTCTACCACCTTCTGAATTACACACGCCCCAAGGAGGGTGACGACCGGCCCTTCTTCTGGATGTTTGAGAATGTGGTAGCCATGAAGGTCGGTGACAAGAGGGACATCTCTCGTTTCCTAGAG TGTAACCCAGTGATGATCGATGCCATCAAAGTGTCTGCTGCTCACAGGGCCCGCTACTTCTGGGGCAACCTGCCTGGAATGAACAG GATCTTCGGCTTTCCTGTACACTACACGGATGTGTCCAACATGGGCCGTGGTGCCCGCCAGAAGCTGCTTGGGAGGTCCTGGAGTGTGCCTGTCATCCGACACCTCTTCGCCCCCCTGAAGGACTACTTTGCCTGTGAAtag